The Candidatus Methylomirabilota bacterium genome window below encodes:
- a CDS encoding YbaK/EbsC family protein, whose amino-acid sequence MATTVTARLEQWLTAEGARFRLFQHAPVHTSEEAARVRGTPIESGAKALVMLAADAPVHVVLPGSRRVDNAKVRGILGTRTLRFATPEELLAFTGCVPGAVPPFGNLFGLPVLVDEALAAREEIAFNAGSNSASIVMACADFLRLSGARVHPLSKE is encoded by the coding sequence ATGGCCACCACGGTGACGGCGCGGCTCGAGCAGTGGCTGACGGCGGAGGGCGCGCGCTTCCGCCTGTTCCAGCACGCCCCCGTCCATACCAGCGAGGAGGCGGCGCGCGTGCGCGGCACGCCCATCGAATCGGGCGCCAAGGCGCTGGTGATGCTGGCCGCGGACGCCCCCGTGCACGTGGTGCTGCCGGGCAGCCGCCGCGTGGACAATGCCAAGGTGCGAGGGATTCTCGGCACGCGCACCCTTCGCTTCGCCACGCCGGAGGAGCTGCTCGCCTTCACCGGCTGTGTACCCGGGGCCGTCCCGCCCTTCGGCAACCTCTTCGGCTTGCCGGTGCTGGTGGATGAAGCGCTGGCCGCCCGCGAGGAGATCGCCTTCAACGCCGGATCGAACTCTGCGTCCATCGTCATGGCCTGCGCGGACTTCCTCCGCCTGTCCGGCGCGCGCGTGCACCCACTCTCGAAGGAGTGA
- a CDS encoding acyl-CoA dehydrogenase produces the protein MDFQYTPEQEAFRRELRAWLAANLPRELCVDDPTDERVAPDRATFEKRVAWQKVMYKAGWVGISWPKAYGGRGATLMEQIIYDEECFRARAPVLPGYSGIGMIGPTLIEVGTEAQKTRFVPRILTAEDIWCQGFSEPGAGSDLAGLRTRAEDKGDHFLVNGQKVWTSGAQFADWIYLLVRTDPAAPKHKGISYLLVDMKTPGITVRPLVLMNGHRHFNEVFFVDVPVPKENLVGRLHAGWGVAMTTLMYERKAGGGRGHDDQIARLGALARGMAMNGAPAWESPLVRQRWAQLLIEAAALKYTRYRNLTRQLRGDPPGPEGSILKLFGSELGVRIADFAGELLGPRVLLNQPAADVPDAARWYNRVISARQYTIAGGTSEIQRNIIGERVLGLPKD, from the coding sequence ATGGACTTCCAGTACACGCCCGAGCAGGAGGCCTTCCGCCGCGAGCTGCGCGCCTGGCTCGCCGCCAATCTGCCCCGCGAGCTCTGTGTGGACGATCCCACCGACGAGCGCGTGGCGCCGGACCGCGCCACCTTCGAGAAGCGCGTGGCCTGGCAGAAGGTCATGTACAAGGCGGGCTGGGTCGGCATCTCGTGGCCCAAGGCCTACGGCGGCCGCGGCGCCACCCTGATGGAGCAGATCATCTACGACGAGGAGTGCTTCCGCGCCCGCGCCCCCGTGCTTCCCGGCTACTCCGGCATCGGCATGATCGGCCCCACGCTGATCGAGGTGGGCACGGAGGCGCAGAAGACGCGCTTCGTGCCGCGCATCCTCACCGCCGAGGACATCTGGTGCCAGGGCTTCTCCGAGCCGGGCGCGGGCTCGGACCTCGCCGGCCTGCGCACCCGGGCCGAGGACAAGGGCGATCACTTCCTCGTGAACGGCCAGAAGGTGTGGACCTCCGGCGCGCAGTTCGCGGACTGGATCTATCTCCTCGTGCGCACCGATCCCGCCGCGCCCAAGCACAAGGGCATCAGCTATCTCCTCGTGGACATGAAGACGCCCGGCATCACCGTGCGCCCCCTCGTGCTGATGAACGGGCACCGCCACTTCAACGAGGTCTTCTTCGTCGACGTGCCGGTGCCGAAGGAAAACCTGGTCGGCCGGCTCCACGCCGGCTGGGGCGTGGCCATGACCACGCTCATGTACGAGCGCAAGGCGGGCGGCGGGCGCGGCCACGACGATCAGATCGCGCGCCTGGGCGCCCTCGCGCGGGGCATGGCGATGAACGGCGCCCCCGCATGGGAGAGTCCGCTCGTGCGCCAGCGCTGGGCGCAGCTCCTGATCGAGGCGGCCGCCCTCAAGTACACGCGCTACCGGAACCTCACCCGGCAGCTCCGCGGCGACCCGCCCGGACCCGAGGGCTCCATCCTCAAGCTGTTCGGCTCGGAGCTGGGCGTGCGCATCGCCGACTTCGCGGGCGAGCTCCTGGGGCCGCGGGTGCTCCTGAATCAGCCGGCTGCGGATGTTCC
- a CDS encoding aminotransferase class V-fold PLP-dependent enzyme, giving the protein MTASADLAALWPLDPAVTFLNHGSYGACPKAVLEHQAALRAELEAEPVLFLGRKLEERLDVARARLGEFVGADPGDLAFVTNATGGVNAVLRSLAFSPGDELLTTDHCYAACKNTLDYVASRFGAKVNVAVVPFPLASPDEVVAAVLAKATPKTKLALLDHITSPTALVLPIAKLVSELAARGIDTVVDGAHGPGMVPLDLRALGAAYYTGNCHKWLCTPKGSAFLYVRRDRQAAIHPLTISHGHVGEREGRTRFRLEFDWMGTSDPTAWLTVPMAIDYLGSLVPGGWPALMARNRALALEARGILQQTLGAAPVCPPEMVGSIASVRLPDSPLTNPKWRQPDPLQPRLFGEWGLEVPIMRWPGAPKRLVRVSCQLYNSLEQYVKLADALRKELAAEPR; this is encoded by the coding sequence GTGACCGCCTCCGCCGATCTGGCGGCCCTCTGGCCGCTCGATCCCGCCGTCACCTTCCTCAATCACGGCTCCTACGGTGCCTGCCCGAAGGCCGTGCTCGAGCATCAGGCCGCGCTGCGTGCCGAGCTCGAGGCCGAGCCCGTGCTCTTCCTCGGCCGCAAGCTCGAGGAGCGCCTCGATGTCGCCCGCGCCCGGCTCGGAGAGTTCGTCGGCGCTGACCCCGGCGACCTCGCCTTCGTCACCAACGCGACCGGCGGCGTGAACGCGGTGCTGCGCTCGCTCGCCTTCTCACCGGGGGACGAGCTGCTCACCACCGACCACTGCTACGCCGCGTGCAAGAACACGCTCGACTACGTGGCGTCGCGCTTCGGCGCCAAGGTCAACGTGGCCGTGGTGCCATTCCCGCTGGCGTCCCCTGACGAGGTGGTGGCGGCGGTGCTCGCCAAGGCGACGCCGAAGACGAAGCTCGCGCTCCTCGACCACATCACGAGCCCGACCGCGCTGGTCCTGCCGATCGCAAAGCTCGTGAGCGAGCTCGCCGCCCGCGGCATCGACACCGTCGTGGACGGCGCCCACGGGCCCGGCATGGTGCCACTGGATCTCCGTGCGCTGGGGGCTGCCTACTACACCGGGAACTGCCACAAGTGGCTCTGCACCCCCAAGGGCTCCGCGTTCCTCTACGTACGGCGCGACCGCCAGGCCGCCATTCACCCCCTCACGATCAGCCACGGCCACGTCGGCGAGCGAGAGGGGCGCACGCGCTTCCGCCTGGAGTTCGACTGGATGGGCACGAGCGACCCGACGGCCTGGCTCACCGTGCCCATGGCGATCGACTATCTTGGGTCGCTCGTGCCGGGCGGCTGGCCCGCGCTGATGGCGCGGAACCGAGCCCTCGCGCTCGAGGCGCGCGGCATCCTCCAGCAGACGCTGGGCGCCGCGCCGGTCTGCCCGCCGGAGATGGTGGGCTCGATCGCGAGCGTGCGACTGCCGGACAGTCCCCTCACGAATCCCAAGTGGCGGCAGCCCGATCCGCTGCAACCGCGCCTCTTCGGCGAGTGGGGCCTCGAGGTCCCCATCATGCGCTGGCCCGGGGCGCCCAAGCGGCTCGTGCGCGTGTCGTGCCAGCTCTACAACAGTCTCGAGCAGTACGTGAAGCTCGCCGACGCCCTTCGGAAAGAACTCGCCGCCGAGCCGCGCTAG
- a CDS encoding mandelate racemase/muconate lactonizing enzyme family protein → MKITHVTTRVLRTPANNPLVVGLPPSTDTREFVTLELGTDQGIVGVGLTFFGGALTPALKSAVDTLAGLTVGEDPTRVEAIAAKCRRAASHAGPGGIYALALSAVDLACWDLKAKAVGQSVCALLGGLRDRAPTYASGALMRPHPIKYLAEAGPRLMKMGFRQMKMQCGSEATVAESIERVRVMREAIGPDIDLMCDINQMWSVNQAIEIGHRIEPYQLFWLEDPVTHDDYPGLARVAENLITPIAAGEYHYGIVPFRHMLEHRSIDIVMIDLLRAGGVTQWMKIAGMAEAFNLPVVSHLIPEFHVHLIAAIPNGLTVEYMPWTLELFKETPALVDGQIVVPPRPGFGLEFDPAAMKRYQIG, encoded by the coding sequence ATGAAGATCACGCACGTGACCACTCGCGTCCTCCGCACGCCGGCGAACAACCCCTTGGTGGTCGGGCTACCGCCATCCACCGACACGCGCGAGTTCGTCACGCTTGAGCTCGGCACCGATCAGGGCATCGTGGGCGTCGGCCTTACCTTCTTCGGCGGTGCGCTGACGCCGGCGCTCAAGTCCGCGGTGGACACCCTGGCCGGGCTCACCGTGGGCGAGGATCCGACTCGCGTCGAGGCCATCGCCGCCAAGTGCCGCCGCGCCGCGAGTCATGCCGGGCCCGGCGGCATCTACGCGCTGGCGCTGTCCGCGGTGGACCTCGCCTGCTGGGATCTCAAGGCGAAGGCGGTGGGCCAGTCGGTGTGCGCCCTGCTAGGCGGCCTGCGGGACCGCGCGCCCACGTACGCGAGCGGCGCCCTCATGCGGCCGCATCCGATCAAGTATCTCGCTGAGGCGGGCCCACGCCTCATGAAGATGGGCTTCCGTCAGATGAAGATGCAGTGCGGGAGCGAGGCCACGGTGGCGGAGTCGATCGAGCGCGTGCGCGTGATGCGCGAGGCCATCGGACCCGACATCGATCTCATGTGCGACATCAACCAGATGTGGAGCGTGAACCAGGCCATCGAGATCGGGCATCGCATCGAGCCCTATCAGCTCTTTTGGCTGGAGGACCCGGTCACTCACGACGACTATCCGGGCCTTGCGCGCGTGGCTGAGAACTTGATCACGCCCATCGCCGCCGGCGAGTATCACTACGGCATCGTGCCGTTCCGCCACATGCTCGAGCATCGCTCCATCGATATCGTGATGATCGACCTCCTGCGGGCGGGCGGCGTCACCCAGTGGATGAAGATCGCGGGCATGGCGGAGGCGTTCAACCTGCCGGTGGTGAGCCATCTCATTCCCGAGTTCCACGTGCACCTGATCGCCGCCATCCCAAACGGCCTCACCGTGGAATACATGCCGTGGACGCTCGAGCTCTTCAAGGAGACACCGGCGCTCGTGGACGGCCAGATCGTCGTCCCGCCCCGACCGGGCTTCGGGCTCGAGTTCGACCCCGCGGCGATGAAGCGCTACCAGATCGGCTGA
- a CDS encoding SDR family oxidoreductase: MADGKKVAIVTGAGSGVGEAAALALFSDGYHVALAGRRKDQLERVAQAAGANTPRALVVPTDVMDAGSIRNLFARTKEAFGRLDLLFNNAGIGAPAIPMEDLTLEQWKAVVDTNLTGCFICTQEAIKIMKDQTPRGGRIINNGSISAHAPRPNSVAYTSTKHAITGLTKSTSLDGRKYDIACGQIDIGNALTPLAARMSQGVPQANGTIAPEPLFDVKHVGDAVLAMARLPLDTNVQFMTIMATKMPFVGRG; this comes from the coding sequence ATGGCTGATGGGAAGAAGGTCGCGATCGTGACGGGCGCGGGCAGCGGCGTCGGTGAGGCGGCCGCGCTGGCCCTCTTTTCCGACGGCTATCACGTGGCCCTGGCGGGCCGGCGCAAGGATCAGCTCGAGCGCGTGGCGCAGGCGGCGGGCGCGAACACGCCTAGGGCTCTCGTGGTGCCCACGGACGTGATGGACGCGGGCTCGATCCGGAATCTCTTCGCTCGCACCAAGGAGGCCTTCGGGCGCCTCGACCTTCTCTTCAACAACGCCGGCATTGGCGCCCCGGCCATCCCGATGGAGGACCTCACGCTCGAGCAGTGGAAGGCGGTGGTGGACACCAACCTCACCGGCTGCTTCATCTGCACGCAAGAAGCGATCAAGATCATGAAGGATCAGACGCCCCGCGGCGGCCGCATCATCAACAACGGCTCCATCTCCGCCCACGCGCCTCGGCCCAACTCGGTGGCCTATACCTCCACCAAGCACGCCATCACCGGCCTCACCAAATCCACATCACTCGACGGGCGGAAGTACGACATCGCCTGCGGCCAGATCGACATCGGGAACGCGCTGACCCCGCTGGCCGCGCGGATGTCCCAGGGCGTGCCGCAGGCCAACGGGACCATCGCGCCCGAGCCGCTCTTCGACGTCAAGCACGTGGGCGACGCCGTGCTCGCCATGGCCCGGCTGCCTCTGGATACGAACGTGCAGTTCATGACCATCATGGCGACGAAGATGCCCTTTGTGGGGCGCGGCTAG